Within the Nocardioides aurantiacus genome, the region GACCGGCTGGACACGCTCGGCTCGGCGGGCTGAGCGCGCGTGCCCCTCTTCGGTCTCTCCACCGCCTCGGTCTACCCCGAGCCCACGGCGCACGCCTTCGACTACGCCGAGCGGCTCGGCTACGACGCCGTCGAGGTGATGGTCAGCATCGACGTCGTCAGCCAGGAGACCGACCGGATCCTGGCGCTGCGCGACCAGCACGGCGTCCCCGTCTGCGCGGTGCACGCGCCCTGCCTGCTCATCACCCAGCGGGTCTGGGGCACCGACCCGTGGGTCAAGCTCGAGCGCAGCGCGGAGATGGCCGCGGCGCTGGACGCCGACGTCGTGGTCGTCCACCCGCCGTTCCGCTGGCAGCGCGACTACGCGGCCGGGTTCGTGGCGGGGATCGCCGAGCTGGAGCGGCGTACGGGCATCGCCTTCGCGGTCGAGAACATGTATCCCTGGCGGGCCACCTCCAAGCGCGAGCTCAAGGTCTACCAACCCGGCTGGGACCCCTCGGAGGAGTCCTATGCGAACACCACGCTCGACCTCTCCCACGCGGCGACGGCGCAGTCCGACCCGCTGGCGATGGCGCAGCGGCTCGGCGACCGGCTGCGGCACGTGCACATGACCGACGGGAGCGGGTCGCCCAAGGACGAGCACCTCGTGCCCGGCCGCGGGGCGATGCCGACCGGTCCGCTGCTGGAGCACCTCGCCGGGCGCGGGTTCGAGGGCCACGTCGTGGCCGAGATCAACACCCGCAGGGCCGACGACCCCGAGGAGCGCGAGTCCGACCTGCTCGAGACGCTCGCCTACACCCGGCTGCACTTCGCGGCGCCCGACGCCGCACCACGCCGTGACTAGGGTCACCCCATGAAGAAGCTGATCAACGAGGTCGGGGACGTCGTCCCGGAGATGCTCGAGGGCCTGGTCGCCGCGAACCCCGGACTGGTGCTGCTCGACGGCCAGACCGTGGTGGTCCGGCGCGACCACGCGGACCTCGCCCGCGACGGCGTCGTGGCGATCGTGTCCGGCGGCGGGGCCGGCCACGAGCCCGCGCACGGCGGGTACGTCGGCCCGGGGATGCTCACCGGTGCCGTGGTCGGCGACGTGTTCACCTCGCCCTCCACCGACGCCGTGCTCGCCACGCTGCGCACCGTGGGTTCCGGGCCGGGCGCGCTGCTCGTGGTGAAGAACTACACCGGCGACCGGCTCAACTTCGGCCTCGCCGCCGAGATCGCCCGCACCGAGGGCCTCGACGTCGAGATGGTCGTGGTCGGCGACGACGTGGCCCTCGCGGCGGAGGGCGACCACGCCGGTCGGCGTGGCATCGCCGGCACCGTGCTGGTCCACAAGGCCGCCGGGGCCGCGGCGGCCCGCGGCGACGACCTCGCCGGCGTCCGCGACGTGGCGCAGCGGGTCGCCGAGGGCGTCCGCTCGATGGGCGTCGCGCTCGGCGCCTGCACCGTGCCCGCCGTCGGTCGGCCGGGCTTCGAGCTGGACGAGGACGAGGTGGAGTGGGGCCTGGGCATCCACGGCGAGGCCGGCGTCGAGCGGGGTGCGCTGGTGGGCGCCGACGCCGTCGCCGAGCGGCTGGTGGGGGCGGTGGCCGACGACGCCGACCTGGCCGACGGCGACCGCGTCGTGCTGCTGGTCAACGACCTCGGCACCACCCCGCCCAGCGAGCTCGACGTCGTGGCCCGTGGCGCGGTGCGCGTGCTGCGCGGGCGCGGCGTACGCGTGGAGCGGCTGTGGGTCGGGGCCTTCCTCACCGCCCTGGACATGCCCGGCTGCTCGGTCTCGGTGCTGCCCGTCGACGACGACCTGCTCGCGCTGCTCGACGCGCCGTCGGAGACCTCCGCCTGGCCGGCCGCCCACCGCGGCCGCGTGACCGCGGAGGGCGAGGAGCGGCTGCCGGCCCCGGAGGACGCCGCCGCGGCGGCCGACCCGGTCCCGGGAGGCGCCCCGGACGGGCCCGTGCGCCGTGCGCTGGAGGCGGCCTGCGCCGCGCTGCGCGAGGCCGAGCCCGAGCTGACCCGGATGGACGGCGAGGTCGGCGACGGCGACCTCGGCACGGGCCTGGCCCGCGGCGCGACCGCGGTGGAGCAGGAGCTCGACGGCTACGCGGGCGACGCGGCGGGCACGCTGCGCGGTGCCTCGGCGACGCTCCGGCGGGCGATCGGCGGCACCTCGGGACCGCTCTACGCCATCCTGCTGCTGCGCGCGGCCGCCGAGCTCGACGAGCGCGGCGAGGACCCCCGGTCCTGGGCCCACGCGCTGCGCGCCGGCGCGGACGGCATCCGTGAGGTGGGCGGCGCCGAGGTGGGCGACCGCACCATGCTCGACGCCCTGGTGCCACTCGCCGACACCCTGGCCGCCGCCCTCGACGAGGGCGCCGACCCGGGCGAGGCGCTGGCCCGTGCGGTCGAGGCCGCCCGCGAGGGCACCGCCGGCACGGCCGACCGGGTCGCCCGGGTCGGTCGCTCGAGCTATCTCGGCGAGCGCGTCCGTGGCACGCCCGACCCGGGCGCCCACGCCGTCGTGGTCTGGGCCGAGGCGGTGCAGCGCACCCTGGCCTGACCGACCGACCGACCGGTCGGCGGCCGGGTCAGGTCCAGGGCAGCGAGCGGCGGTGCTCCCAGTACGCCGCGGCCGGCTCGGCGTGCCCCTCCCACCCGCCCGCCGGGACGACGAGGTCCCGCGCGGCCAGGTTGGCGTGGAGCTGCGCCGTCGTGCTCGCCCCGGCCAGCACGACGTCGGCCCACGGCTGGGCCGCGGCCACGGCCAGCGCCACCGCGTCGGGGGTGCTCGACAGCTCGTGGGCCGCCGTCGCCAGGACGCTCTG harbors:
- a CDS encoding sugar phosphate isomerase/epimerase family protein; translated protein: MPLFGLSTASVYPEPTAHAFDYAERLGYDAVEVMVSIDVVSQETDRILALRDQHGVPVCAVHAPCLLITQRVWGTDPWVKLERSAEMAAALDADVVVVHPPFRWQRDYAAGFVAGIAELERRTGIAFAVENMYPWRATSKRELKVYQPGWDPSEESYANTTLDLSHAATAQSDPLAMAQRLGDRLRHVHMTDGSGSPKDEHLVPGRGAMPTGPLLEHLAGRGFEGHVVAEINTRRADDPEERESDLLETLAYTRLHFAAPDAAPRRD
- a CDS encoding dihydroxyacetone kinase family protein, with amino-acid sequence MKKLINEVGDVVPEMLEGLVAANPGLVLLDGQTVVVRRDHADLARDGVVAIVSGGGAGHEPAHGGYVGPGMLTGAVVGDVFTSPSTDAVLATLRTVGSGPGALLVVKNYTGDRLNFGLAAEIARTEGLDVEMVVVGDDVALAAEGDHAGRRGIAGTVLVHKAAGAAAARGDDLAGVRDVAQRVAEGVRSMGVALGACTVPAVGRPGFELDEDEVEWGLGIHGEAGVERGALVGADAVAERLVGAVADDADLADGDRVVLLVNDLGTTPPSELDVVARGAVRVLRGRGVRVERLWVGAFLTALDMPGCSVSVLPVDDDLLALLDAPSETSAWPAAHRGRVTAEGEERLPAPEDAAAAADPVPGGAPDGPVRRALEAACAALREAEPELTRMDGEVGDGDLGTGLARGATAVEQELDGYAGDAAGTLRGASATLRRAIGGTSGPLYAILLLRAAAELDERGEDPRSWAHALRAGADGIREVGGAEVGDRTMLDALVPLADTLAAALDEGADPGEALARAVEAAREGTAGTADRVARVGRSSYLGERVRGTPDPGAHAVVVWAEAVQRTLA